ATCTATGTGCAAACAGCAACAAACAGGGTTTATGATCACTTtcgaaatgttaaaaaaaatttagattaaCCCTGAAAATATCTAAATGCATCTAAATGAATTTCAGGATTTTGTGGGAAGTTAAAAGCTGAAAGAGTTTTTTTGAATAGAAATtatgaaattatgaaattaaagTTAAGTTTTAAAATAAGTAGATGCTGGGattgaaaataggaaactaaAAGGAGGGTAATGGAAGTGTCGGAGGAAAATAAGTAGGAAGAAAACCGAAATATGCTACATTCAAGGAAATCTATTTTCAGAGGGCAAAGAGAACGAAATGATCCAGATGCTGAGAAGCCACGGACACTAAAGGCGATTAACCTCTTTTTCTAGATGGTATCCCAAATTACTTAATTACTAGAAACGAATAATTTGGTATACACTGGTCCCCCATAGGGAGTGGGCGCAGGGGTAAATGATTCAAGGAAAACATAGTTCGAACCAATAGACAAGCATTCCAATGTGTCCCCTCTAACCTATAAAAGAGCTATAGGAGGCACAACATTGCGACTTTAACTGCCAGCCAGGCGACTTTCAAGGCACTCTGGTCCAACCAGATGAATTCCAGACTAATGCGGAATTGGCGTGAAAAATTTAATATGCTTGTACAATAAGATGTGAACACTCTGGGTTCTACTGGTTCTGGTTAAAAGGCAATAAAATAGCGGCTGAAATGTCCAGTAAGGCAAAAGGAATCACACTCTAAGGGCAATTCTTTCGGTAGAGTTGGGAAGGGATTTATTGCCATGACATTAAAGAAAGAACTGGAACGACGGAGGAAACTACACCTAATGAATTCACCAGATGAAGCAGTTCTGGATACTCATGGGGAAATATAACCGCAGGATTGTTTAAGCGTCACCAAAAAGAGCCTTGTGATCATAATAGGTAGACTCACAGATCAGAAGGCCAGATACCATTTTGGGAAAGCTGCAAGCATCTGTATCcactgtctgcagattctgtACATAGAGTAATGAAACCTCCATATAAATTCAGGGAAAATACCCAGCACAATATAATTTAGGATAATAAGCTCGGGAGAATACTTGATACCAGATGCAAGGCCAAAGCACctgaatataaataatataataaatatcctAAAATGTCCGTTGGTTACAGGACTGTTCGGTATATTATacttaataggtacactatattCATGGAATGagtacaatagttctttaggACGCAGTGTCGATTTCTCTGATACTATTattttatatacataaatataaatagaaTTTTCTAGTTCTCTAAGAGACGACAATTTCAGTGTGTATgattataatattaatttgtaattCAAGCACGCTGCCCATCTACACTCTTATATGCATACATTGGTATTCAAATTAAAGTACTTAAAGTCTTTTACCTGAAGAACCTGTGAATATTATCCATGTTTAGCATCAAAACATATGTCATTGAAATAGCCAAGAAAATATCATAAGTGAATGAAAAAACAAGCTTATCCGCTAAACTGCTCAACTACCGTCCAGTTTTCTCCATATTTATCTGATGAATAACAGACTGGTCCCATTCCTCTGCAAACGACCTCCGTGGTGACACAATCACAGTTTCCGATAACGTAGGCAGTGGTTAGCTGGCGAGATGACTTGGCTACCTGAATCGAGGCAAGTCTAGAAAATCAAATACCTACGAGAGTACATCGAAAAATGTACATTCAAGACAGCGAGAGGTGAAGACGCCGAAAATCAGCCTAACAAGTGCGTCAAGTTAAGATTGACGAAAGGTATTGGCCATTTAGCATTTTCCCTGTATGCAATCGAAGCAGGTGTTCGATGGTGTCTAGTTGACCTAGAAAGATTCTTTTTGTCAATCTATGAAGCTGTATAAAAATCGAGACCAAGAAGAGGCTGAGTGACTGCAAACTAGGTTGAGACTTAACTTACAAATAGGAATGCCGTTTCGGCCAAAATAGaacaaaatatttcaagatttttttttgctgcaATATAAAAAAAAGCTTTGGTTAATTTTCAAAACCACTCAGTTGTAAAAGTTCTAGTTCAACGATGAAATTCGGATCGCCAGAAATACTACTCAATAAATTGGTTTCATTGTCATAACATATTATTTATAACAAACAAGGACACTAAATACAAATATTCTATCTTCCGTTGGTTGTTAATTTGCCTTCTCTCTGATAAGGAATCGTCTTCctgcatttatttttttcttgctggCTGCAACTGCCATAGGCTTAGTCAGCAGATCATTTCAAAATTATGCACTGAAAAAAGTCTATTACTCCCTCAGGCAGGTCTCAGGCAGTGTACATCATACCACACATTACATCGGGCTTAAATATCAAGTTCGGTCAAAGTGTGTGTTTAAGGAACGTTAGACATTATGCTGTACTGACTATCCTATCCATTTCCATCTTTTTCACCACCTAGCTCAACCTACTTTCAGTTGGTGGCACTTTAACCTTTTGCAGTAGAACAAAGCCTGAGATACCATACCATTACAGTAAATAAGGTGAGGTGGGTTTCGTATCCTGacagaaacctctttagtaaaCGGAAGCGCAGTAAGAGCAAAGCAATCGTTGGTCAGGAAGCTCACTACTAAGTCTTCGCATCACCATTACCCCTACGGCTGGCGTCACCGAGCTTACAGTGAGTAGTGCTAGAAATCATTGTGTATCCAATCAGGTTTCCTTTAATGAATATCTGGAGTAGCAGCAGATCAAAGAATCAAAGATAAACTTTAGACGTTCCCCAGTGTAGCCCTCATTTTACCTTATCCTTCCTTGTTCTCGTAGGATAAAGGTCTTTGAATATCCACGAAGGTAGCAAGGATCTATTTTGTCTCCGCTGTAGTTCTCCTTAATTATGTAGCgcccgctctaaaaccatacTGTTTTGGGGACAGATCAGCAGTAGTACACATCACGTTAACTAGTTTGAGCTTGCTCTCGATCAGTTTCCCCGCTATGTTCAACACGCTACTGACGTCAATCCATTACCTTTGCTTTCCAACACAATCCTCACAACTACCCAATTGGAAGAAAAACCACTCAGAACCAAACATACGCCTAAAAAGAACCTTCAACCTTTTCATTGGCGATACCATACGATTCCGatgttttttttgttctttatgAACAAGGCTGTCACTGGCTGTGTTCTAGCTCCTTCAAAATGAAGAATACGACCCTCCATGCCAATAACACAGGACCCTCCATGCCACGACAGGAAGAAGTGGTTACATGATTCCTTCCATCTTAGCTGCTTCCATCGGAATGAGAAATCTTTAAACTTCGAAAGAATGAAGTTATACCGAGATCCCCACAGGGTCTTGTTATTGTAGCTGCTAATAGCGTGGTCTTTGCCAATCAATTCTGTAGAAAAGCTCTTTCTTCTTGAATTTGTACTAAACAGATCTACAGGTTACTTTATTAAATCATTATTCGTGCCTAGGAATCTACTGAAGCGCAAAATTCTTCCTTCGTAACTTGGCAACTAACCAGTTGCCCATCAGTACATAAGTAACTTCCCATGCCTTCTAAAGTTGCTGTGTGGTAAGGCTCATCGTTCAGTTTTGGTTAAGCAATGGCTCTTTCATTCGCAGCTAATTCTTGTGACCTATTTGGTTTTCTTGAGAGAATTTCGGAAAATTCATCTATGCCAAATTTTTCAATGCTTCACTTGGTCAATTTTCGTCATAAGTCAGAATATTGATGATTATTGACCATGTAGGTTTGGAATAGATTCCAACCGTTACAACTGGCGCAAGTAAGACTTTGAAATGTAAAAATGTTACCAATATTTAGAGCTATGAGTCCTGGTCTGGGAATCTTCTCTAAAGTTCGCATATCATAAGAATCAGGTTGCGCCATGCCCTCTCAAGGACTAGAGCTTTGAAATCCCTTTCCATTAGGACTCTCCCTTCCATATTTTGCATTTCATCCTTCAGAGCACCGGCTTTACTCATAAAAGTAGGCATAAGCTCGAGTGGGGTGGGATAAACGATGAAAAGTGTTAATTCCGCGCAACAAACCAGAACGAAAATATCTCTCCGGACATGTGCCTCATTTGTAAGTTGATAGAATCTTTAACCCAGGTATCCGGcatctttctttcctttttgtatACTATCAGCTACCCTACTAGTGAGCCGGTACATACCGTCGGAGTGTTTTCAAACGCCCTGTTATTCCTGAAAGAGGAATACAAGCTATATCCTTTGCATATTACGCCTATGTGCTCCTAGGCCCAGCACTTGACCATCAGGACAGATTGACTCTTCTACTTCTCTTGTAAATGATCCATCCGACCCCATTTTCTCGCCATCGAAAAGTTTTCTCATTGCTTCCTCAGAACCACTGGCAATAGCTAGTTTTCGCCCTCTGGAATTAACAGATCTGGTTAACTCCGTTTAAGCTCCTCGAGGTAAAGGTTTCTAGGAGAGTCTCATCAATCGGTTCGAGCAGGGTTTTCGGCTGCAGTTTGGTCTTTTCTAGTTTGGCACGGCTGTTATTGTCGCATTTGGCTCCAACCTTCCTATGTTGTGAATATTACGGCCTTTTTCCAGTTCAAAGCATTGCTGCTACATTGTCTTCTTTTCTTAACGCTGCATGGTTCATTACCACCACGAGGAATTCCCGTTTCTGAAACATTCGCTAAAAAAAATATACGATACTTGTTTCGCATCCGGCAGATGGGAGAAACCAATTTGTTCAGTACTGCGCTCGTCCGTAATTATTGGCTTAATTTGGCTCAACTATTCATAGCTGGGCCATCCAGCCACGTCAAAAATACCAGTAACACTGCGATGGCCAagcactctaaccactaagctactCAGACACATGTATTTCGCTATAATAAGGTGGTGACAGCTTCTTCCAGTCAAGtcttctgaagggtgaaattgcaaggattgacACtggcgaatggagaaatttgagttTCTGCCAATAGGCGAAAACCTTTGAGCGGCATTCTTACTGTCCCTTGAAAAGCAGAATATGAAAACCCTGGTATGACCaccaaactaaactaactaacttcttTGATGTTTTTTCACAAACAAGAGCGTGCCATGTTCTCCAAAGCTCGAAATTTTTTCTCACGAGCGATAGCAGTGCATCTCGCTATCATTGGAGATCAGTGTTAAGAAGTTTATGGTATAATCCCATACTTTAGGGGCTAGAACCCCTTATGTCCAGTGAGTTCAGACTTAAGAATATATTGAAAGTATCCCTTGCTCCCCGTAAGAGCCAGCTTAAAGAGACAGACATTTTTGGGTTAGAAACCTAcaaactttgaaattttactgctacTGAGACTTCAACAACGCTTCTGACAGGGACTGATCTTACGCCGAAGACTTTTGGCAGCTAGGGTCCCCAAAATGCTCGCCTTCTCCACCTCCAGAtgcccagtttatatcgctgggagtcgagcgggaattccagctatataaactggacatcctgggcctaagcaaagtgggatggtgggactctggagattacttctctctctctcttggtACACTaatgacaatgtgcttttgtactctagaaagctGGATGGTAGCAGATGCAAATCTGGTGTTAGGTTGTTTTTGATGGTTACCGTAAGGCTAAAGACACAATTGTACAGAGCTATGCGCCAACGGAGATTTACGATATTTTgaggaaggatactttctataaGCACTTACAGTCGGGTCAGGGGAGGCTTCTTAAATGTGACATTGGGATCGTGAGGGGTGATCTCTGACAACATCTTGGCGACCACAACGGCAAAGGGacgaggttcgtggatttctgcaactggTACCACCTCGTTGTTGATGGCACTTTGTTCGAACATAGAGCCTCCTAGGTCAGTTGGAGTTCaactgaccactttgcgatcagtatCATTCCATGTTCGCTTACTCCGCttacgtgttgcgtccgccacttcttgaCCGgtcaagttcaacatcaaccgttTGAATGATCCAGTTGTTGCTCGACggtggaagagctatcttgctaatcggacggcagatacacaGAATAACTCTCCTGTTCTCATAATATTACAAGCGGAGAATTTGGTTGGGGCACAGGCTCGATACCCGGACGCGATGCAATCGGAAGGCGatagtggataagtcacacatttaGAAGGGGGGCAATTCCATTGTTGGCTTactgcagtggaatccactctcccagatGGCCGATAAGTGGATCGCCCCAAGAGCAGAAAGTGTAGAAAGAGTGCGGGCACCTCGGAAAGTCCTGACGGGAGCTGAAGCATATTTCAGGGAAATGCGGGAATCCCCGCCTAAATCAAAGCAAACGAACATTCTGGAGAGTCTCGATATCATCATTTGCGAGCATTCACACATTCCAAAGCTTAATCATAAGCCGAtgacaaaaatgaaaaattgtacCCGAAAAGTTAGTTCAACTttaacccgaacgtaatgggtatTATAGAACCATCTGGcaacgctcttcagcatctctttcaCAATATTGTCGGGAAAGGTTCCTTTTACCACTGGTTTAACAAGAAACAAATTGTAATCGACGTCGCCCATCACTCCATcgtagaacacacaatcaagggATCATGCCTTACCAATCTTGTGACGGTGAAATTGAAAACTTTAGAGAATAATCAAGCTTACCATATTTTGGATCCAGCCACAGACCTAATCCTCTGATGAGACACAGAGTCCATCTGAATCTTGGCTGCTTTTCCCAACAGACTTCCCTGTTATTCAGTGTATGTCACCCTTCTGAACATCTATCTTGAGACCTTTTCCTTGTGCTTGTAGGTTGCCCTACGTTCCCTACTAAGTAAGGCGATGGAGATGACTCCCGCGATCAACATTATAGCTGGCTTGAGACAGTACCGCGCCCCAGTCGTGGTATTTGTGCAAAATACTAATGATACACCTCCCTGCTAAGAACAGACCTTACTTTTGAGtcgtagagcagaaccgacttcGATATATTCTTTACATCAAACTAAACTGATATTCGAGCCGAGGGATTGATGGATTGATTCAAGGTGATAACCATTGGCTTTGACGGGACGCTTGGTGGGAACTCtctttttaatgaaaatgaCGACTTTGCTTTTTACCTACGCAAGGCTGAAATTGTGTGCAGTCATCTATTGGCTTACCCAGCGCATCAGGATGTCAAGTCTGCTGCGCACctcttcaacagtgcgtccggcaatgaATGCCTCAACACATTACACGACTTACCAGACCAttgtaggaagcattccagatcaGGCACTCGGGTGGATCTCTGTACTACACAACCCACTCCTCAATATACAGAAGATGTATCTAGATACACAGAAAAACATTTCTAATGTGTCTAAAATATCTGCCCATCTTATAGAATTGCTGATTATAGCGAACCATGCAACATTCTACTGGCATGAATGCCTTCTTCAAACGAACAATAAATACGCTGAGCTATGTGATATGCCAGTTTCTGTCTACATctttttttcatagagaggactggctCTTCCAGCTCTATCAGGACTCAGTGTTTGGAAACCACTCAAGTTGCTGGACATTGATTTCATAAGTGAATTTAGAATTGCTGATTATAGCGAACCATGCAACATTCTACTGGCATGAATGCCTTCTTCAAACGAACAATAAATACGCTGAGCTATGTGATATGCCAGTTTCTGTATCTACATctttttttcatagagaggactggctCTTCCAGCTCTATCAGGACTCAGTGTTTGGAAACCACTCAAGTTGCTGGACATTGATTTCATAAGTGAATTTACGACGTTTCCACGTCTCCGCCGTAAGCATTAGTTCAAAACCGCATTCGCGCTTTCTACCGTCAAACTTAACGAGTACAATAGGAACTTTCCgtaaaaggaaaaggagaacTCTCCAGAGCCCCATTATTTAACCTCTCTTAAGCCCAGCATATTCAGCTGAAGCGTACTGTACTGCAATTGTCATTATATTTTCCATCGGGAAGTGAATGGGTATGCTGCGGGATTTTTATGTAGAATTTCCTTCGGTTTGTTCGAGAACTACTGCTCACTTGATATGGTAATAGCAGCAACATTCTTACCCACACATCAGAGATCTTAGAGCTTCTCTACCCCCTGTTAATAAAGGAAATTTGGGTCCACCATCCTCTAAAGAAATTTTCACGAGCACTTCTCTTTAAGCTTTGTAAATATTGAGCATTCGTGACGTAATTAGCTGAAATTGACTTTTTATTCCCACATTTAAGCTATAGACCGTTACAATGTCTTAACATAAATTTCCATAAATTAAGCTGCAAATGGAAGTGTTTAACTTTTCCCTTGATCTAAACAGTTGACTGTTGTCTTTATTTTCTCCTTCAAAAAGCGAAAGCTATGCTCGAATATAACCATCAAAAGTACACCACTACAACCTGTTCTTAGAATTCTACCACCCATTCCTTTAAAGTATACTCGATAGCCTTCCTCTCTCCCAATCGTACGCAACGTCTGAAATAAACGTCGATATTTCACAATTCGTCTCCCATATGCGTCTTCCGGTTGAGGTCCTTGAATTTTGACCCTGGCAACAGCGACGGGATAAATTAATGCGGTGGATAAAGCACTTGCTGCAAAAGCCGTTGTTGCTTCCGCTATGAACTCAATGCCCTCCGATTTTTCTTCTGGCATTAAATCGTAAATACCATGGTAGAATCCAAAATAAATCATATTAAATACCGAATATTTAGTAGCGAGAGCATCTACGCCTTTGAAAAAGCCCCGAACTCCTTCTTTCCTTAATGTATTCCTTACAATACACCAAGCTGACGGCGACTTATGGACAACTTCAAAATTCAACTGTTGAGTAATCTTAACTACTTCGAAGGGGTTGACCACAACAGCTTCTGTTGCTCCAGCCATAAATCCAGAAGTCATATAAATCTGTATAGGTgtgtaaaatataatacaaaCCATAAAAGCTTGACTAAAATAGAAATACAAGAATTTCACATTCTTAactaaaattttaaacaaatcaaATGGAAGAATTATATCCTTTATAAGATGACTACTTACTAAATAAGGAGCAGTCTCCCAAAAATCGTGGTAAAACAAGTAGT
The window above is part of the Hermetia illucens chromosome 3, iHerIll2.2.curated.20191125, whole genome shotgun sequence genome. Proteins encoded here:
- the LOC119651879 gene encoding mitochondrial 2-oxodicarboxylate carrier-like isoform X2 translates to MENSLNCYSGWTEDLVLIAASGQAGVLELAIVHPFDTVRTRMKWRPNNPSAVRCLFQIFKNEGFLAYWKGFLPLLMTTTPRKTLRFFSYEKYKDYLFYHDFWETAPYLIYMTSGFMAGATEAVVVNPFEVVKITQQLNFEVVHKSPSAWCIVRNTLRKEGVRGFFKGVDALATKYSKKNRRALSS
- the LOC119651879 gene encoding mitochondrial 2-oxodicarboxylate carrier-like isoform X1, coding for MENSLNCYSGWTEDLVLIAASGQAGVLELAIVHPFDTVRTRMKWRPNNPSAVRCLFQIFKNEGFLAYWKGFLPLLMTTTPRKTLRFFSYEKYKDYLFYHDFWETAPYLIYMTSGFMAGATEAVVVNPFEVVKITQQLNFEVVHKSPSAWCIVRNTLRKEGVRGFFKGVDALATKYSVFNMIYFGFYHGIYDLMPEEKSEGIEFIAEATTAFAASALSTALIYPVAVARVKIQGPQPEDAYGRRIVKYRRLFQTLRTIGREEGYRVYFKGMGGRILRTGCSGVLLMVIFEHSFRFLKEKIKTTVNCLDQGKS